A region from the Halobacillus mangrovi genome encodes:
- a CDS encoding phospholipase D-like domain-containing protein produces MEIALTVGGSILLGSLIGYKFGAGKKKESYSIHYFLSKKNSPQQEIADTIQSAEHTIDVAIFLFTNKNIVAELCQAAKRGVKVRVFTDRKQTKNSQVQYDHMKEMAQYGVKIRTNTHDGTMHIKMLIADQQKALVGSYNFTNNAEKKNDEILLSINNEKQAVKLTNIFQDLWEDGINYEYPQDEKHVS; encoded by the coding sequence ATGGAAATCGCATTGACGGTCGGCGGCTCGATCTTACTTGGCTCTTTGATCGGTTACAAATTCGGTGCGGGCAAAAAGAAAGAATCGTATTCCATTCACTATTTCCTTTCCAAGAAAAACTCCCCTCAACAGGAAATTGCGGATACAATTCAAAGCGCTGAACATACGATTGACGTCGCCATTTTCCTTTTTACTAATAAAAACATTGTGGCAGAGCTGTGTCAGGCTGCTAAACGGGGTGTAAAAGTAAGAGTGTTCACAGATCGAAAGCAGACTAAAAACTCCCAAGTGCAATACGATCATATGAAGGAAATGGCTCAGTACGGGGTAAAGATCAGAACGAATACACACGACGGAACGATGCATATCAAAATGTTAATCGCAGACCAGCAGAAGGCTTTGGTCGGCTCCTACAACTTTACGAATAATGCAGAGAAGAAGAATGACGAAATCCTTCTTTCCATAAACAACGAAAAACAAGCCGTTAAGCTGACAAACATCTTTCAAGATTTGTGGGAGGACGGAATCAACTACGAGTATCCTCAAGATGAAAAGCATGTTTCATAA